The Cellulomonas wangleii genome includes a region encoding these proteins:
- a CDS encoding fumarate reductase/succinate dehydrogenase flavoprotein subunit: protein MTGQATDGAAPTLTPEDVRRVGGQLDGRVPEVPAEQAWDDRRLRYDLVAPANRRKFTVIVVGTGLAGSGAAAALGELGYQVECFTIHDAPRRAHSVAAQGGINAARARKVDNDSVHRFVKDTVKGGDFRGREADAYRLAQESVRVIDHMNAIGAPFAREYGGRLATRSFGGVQVSRTYYTRGQTGQQLQVAGANALLRQVARGTVTLHTRQEMLDLIVADGRAQGIVVRDLVTGEVRAVTAHAVVLATGGYGNIYCKSTLAKNSNATAAWRAHRRGAHFANPAFIQFHPTALPLMSEWQSKTILMSESLRNDGRIWVPARAGDDRAPADIPEDERDYYLERRYPTYGNLTPRDVASRAARERIDAGHGVGPLRNAVYLDFADAVARLGRDTVVSRYSNLFHMYEQATGDDPLRTPMRIAPGAHFAMGGLWSDYDLMTSVPGLFVGGEVGWGYHGANRLGANSLLSACVDGWFTLPYAVPGYLAPLLGSDVLAPDHEAVVNALEAVRARTQRLLKNDGTQGPDRFHRRLGEILYRCAGVTRTPEGLAQGIAEIRALREEFWRDVRVLGEGSALNQELERAGRVADYLEMAELLCVDGLDRDESCGAHFRADHQTPDGEALRDDTTWCRVSAWESPATDAPDQRFVRHDEPLTFQAVPLQTRNYA, encoded by the coding sequence ATGACCGGCCAGGCCACGGACGGTGCGGCACCGACGCTCACCCCCGAGGACGTGCGCCGGGTCGGTGGGCAGCTCGACGGCCGCGTGCCCGAGGTGCCGGCCGAGCAGGCGTGGGACGACCGCCGGCTGCGCTACGACCTCGTCGCGCCCGCCAACCGCCGCAAGTTCACGGTGATCGTCGTCGGCACGGGCCTCGCCGGCTCGGGCGCGGCGGCCGCGCTCGGCGAGCTCGGGTACCAGGTGGAGTGCTTCACGATCCACGACGCACCACGGCGTGCGCACTCCGTCGCCGCGCAGGGGGGCATCAACGCCGCCCGCGCGCGCAAGGTCGACAACGACTCGGTGCACCGGTTCGTCAAGGACACCGTCAAGGGCGGCGACTTCCGCGGCCGCGAGGCGGACGCGTACCGGCTCGCGCAGGAGTCGGTCCGCGTCATCGACCACATGAACGCGATCGGTGCGCCGTTCGCCCGCGAGTACGGCGGCCGGCTGGCGACGCGGTCGTTCGGCGGCGTGCAGGTCTCCCGGACCTACTACACCCGTGGCCAGACCGGCCAGCAGCTGCAGGTGGCCGGCGCCAACGCGCTCCTGCGTCAGGTGGCCCGGGGGACCGTCACCCTCCACACACGCCAGGAGATGCTCGACCTGATCGTCGCCGACGGGCGCGCCCAGGGCATCGTCGTCCGGGACCTCGTCACGGGGGAGGTGCGGGCCGTGACCGCGCACGCGGTCGTCCTGGCGACCGGTGGCTACGGCAACATCTACTGCAAGTCGACGCTCGCCAAGAACTCGAACGCCACGGCCGCCTGGCGCGCCCACCGACGCGGCGCCCACTTCGCGAACCCCGCCTTCATCCAGTTCCACCCCACCGCCCTGCCGCTGATGAGCGAGTGGCAGTCCAAGACGATCCTGATGTCGGAGTCGCTGCGCAACGACGGGCGGATCTGGGTGCCCGCACGCGCGGGCGACGACCGCGCCCCGGCGGACATCCCCGAGGACGAGCGGGACTACTACCTCGAGCGGCGCTACCCCACGTACGGGAACCTCACGCCCCGGGACGTCGCGTCGCGTGCAGCCCGTGAGCGGATCGACGCGGGCCACGGCGTGGGGCCGCTGAGGAACGCGGTGTACCTCGACTTCGCGGACGCCGTGGCACGGCTCGGGCGCGACACCGTGGTGTCGCGGTACTCGAACCTCTTCCACATGTACGAGCAGGCCACGGGCGACGACCCGCTGCGCACACCGATGCGGATCGCGCCGGGTGCGCACTTCGCGATGGGCGGGCTGTGGTCGGACTACGACCTGATGACGTCGGTCCCCGGGCTGTTCGTCGGGGGTGAGGTCGGCTGGGGCTACCACGGCGCCAACCGGCTGGGCGCCAACTCGCTGCTCTCGGCGTGCGTCGACGGCTGGTTCACCCTGCCGTACGCGGTGCCGGGCTACCTGGCGCCCCTGCTGGGGTCGGACGTGCTGGCGCCGGACCACGAGGCGGTCGTGAACGCGCTCGAGGCGGTGCGCGCCCGGACGCAGCGGCTGCTGAAGAACGACGGCACGCAGGGTCCCGACCGGTTCCACCGCCGTCTGGGGGAGATCCTCTACCGCTGTGCCGGGGTCACCCGGACCCCCGAGGGTCTGGCCCAGGGCATCGCCGAGATCCGGGCGCTGCGCGAGGAGTTCTGGCGCGACGTCCGCGTGCTCGGCGAGGGGTCGGCCCTCAACCAGGAGCTCGAGCGCGCGGGGCGCGTCGCGGACTACCTGGAGATGGCCGAGCTGCTGTGCGTCGACGGGCTGGACCGTGACGAGAGCTGCGGCGCCCACTTCCGCGCCGACCACCAGACGCCCGACGGCGAGGCGCTGCGCGACGACACCACGTGGTGCCGGGTCTCCGCGTGGGAGTCCCCGGCCACCGACGCCCCCGACCAGCGGTTCGTGCGGCACGACGAACCACTGACGTTCCAGGCCGTGCCGCTGCAGACGAGGAACTACGCGTGA
- a CDS encoding succinate dehydrogenase cytochrome b subunit has product MAVPTSTRPEPDRVPAVARPAPNPPARPATWVLKAVMAVTGLVLVVFAVVHLVGNLKIFLGPEQLDGYAHWLHEDLLAPLVPHGWFIWIFRAVMVTSLLAHVAAGVVLRRRARTARGPHRRQGLRGLRGFQARSMLVTGAVLLFFIVFHVLDITTGTRPAATDEFVAGQAYANIVASFQRPAVAAFYVLAIGTLTLHLAHGLWSVVNDLGATGRRLRATGAALAGGVGLLILVGNLIIPVAVLTGLVA; this is encoded by the coding sequence GTGGCAGTACCGACCAGCACGCGTCCTGAGCCCGACCGCGTCCCCGCCGTCGCCCGGCCCGCCCCGAACCCGCCGGCGCGCCCGGCGACCTGGGTCCTCAAGGCGGTGATGGCCGTCACCGGCCTCGTGCTCGTGGTGTTCGCCGTCGTGCACCTCGTGGGGAACCTCAAGATCTTCCTCGGCCCCGAGCAGCTCGACGGCTACGCCCACTGGTTGCACGAGGACCTGCTGGCCCCGCTGGTGCCGCACGGCTGGTTCATCTGGATCTTCCGCGCCGTCATGGTGACGAGCCTCCTCGCGCACGTCGCGGCCGGCGTGGTGCTGCGGCGCCGGGCACGCACCGCCCGTGGGCCGCACCGCCGCCAGGGGCTGAGGGGACTGCGTGGGTTCCAGGCGCGCAGCATGCTCGTCACGGGCGCGGTCCTGCTCTTCTTCATCGTGTTCCACGTCCTCGACATCACGACGGGCACACGTCCCGCCGCGACCGACGAGTTCGTCGCCGGGCAGGCGTACGCGAACATCGTCGCGTCCTTCCAGCGGCCGGCCGTCGCCGCGTTCTACGTCCTGGCGATCGGGACCCTCACGCTGCACCTTGCGCACGGGCTGTGGAGCGTGGTGAACGACCTCGGGGCCACGGGACGCAGGCTGCGCGCCACGGGCGCGGCGCTCGCCGGCGGCGTGGGCCTGCTGATCCTCGTGGGCAACCTGATCATCCCGGTCGCGGTCCTGACGGGGCTCGTGGCATGA
- a CDS encoding DUF2231 domain-containing protein, with the protein MSDTDDRTSPALRATRALERSDAFDAVIERWQPRVAAALEGRPGLAARLHGRDLGHALHPLMTDLPLGLWMSATTLDLVGGDSARPHAERLLGLGVLAALPTSLTGLADWAVSGRRTQRVGAAHAALNSVALGLYAGSWVLRRRGAHSAGVAASLLATGVVSAGGYLGGHMSFRLGSPPRRHSGPATTRTVPDADEVDVAPAPGPPSTTPDA; encoded by the coding sequence ATGAGCGACACCGACGACCGGACGTCCCCCGCGCTGCGCGCCACCCGCGCCCTCGAGCGCTCGGACGCGTTCGACGCCGTCATCGAGCGCTGGCAGCCCCGCGTCGCGGCCGCGCTGGAGGGTCGACCCGGGCTCGCTGCACGGCTGCACGGTCGGGACCTCGGGCACGCGCTCCACCCGCTGATGACCGACCTGCCGCTGGGCCTGTGGATGTCCGCCACCACGCTGGACCTCGTGGGGGGCGACTCGGCCCGACCCCATGCCGAACGGCTGCTCGGGCTCGGCGTCCTGGCCGCACTGCCGACCTCCCTCACCGGGCTGGCCGACTGGGCCGTGTCCGGCCGCCGCACGCAGCGCGTCGGGGCCGCGCACGCCGCCCTCAACTCCGTGGCGCTCGGCCTGTACGCCGGGTCCTGGGTGCTGCGGCGCCGCGGGGCGCACTCGGCCGGTGTGGCGGCCTCGCTGCTCGCGACGGGTGTGGTCTCGGCCGGCGGGTACCTGGGTGGTCACATGTCGTTCCGCCTCGGCTCACCGCCGCGCCGGCACAGCGGGCCGGCGACCACCCGCACGGTGCCCGATGCGGACGAGGTGGACGTGGCGCCCGCCCCGGGACCGCCCAGCACGACCCCGGACGCCTGA
- a CDS encoding phosphoribosyltransferase has protein sequence MAASTRPYADRAAAGQDLAGHLAHLAGERVVVLALPRGGVPVAAPVAQALRAPLDVVVVRKLGLPGHPEVAMGAIAGIGDDVELVHEHRIEVRGNVTAEEFRHVHRAELVELRRREIAYRGTRRPPGVTGQVVVLVDDGIATGATVRAAVAAVRRHEPERIVVAVPVGPAEAVAAVAQTADDVVCVRRPRRFRAVGQEYVDFAPPSDDQVRALLAGAGPARPRHDG, from the coding sequence ATGGCCGCGAGCACGAGACCGTACGCGGACCGGGCCGCGGCGGGGCAGGATCTCGCGGGGCACCTGGCGCACCTCGCGGGCGAGCGCGTCGTCGTGCTCGCGCTGCCCCGCGGCGGGGTCCCGGTCGCCGCGCCCGTCGCGCAGGCGCTCCGTGCGCCGCTCGACGTCGTCGTCGTCCGCAAGCTCGGCCTGCCCGGCCACCCCGAGGTGGCGATGGGTGCGATCGCCGGGATCGGTGACGACGTCGAGCTCGTCCACGAGCACCGGATCGAGGTGCGCGGGAACGTCACCGCCGAGGAGTTCCGCCACGTGCACCGTGCCGAGCTCGTCGAGCTGCGGCGTCGGGAGATCGCCTACCGCGGCACTCGTCGCCCACCGGGTGTGACCGGGCAGGTGGTCGTCCTCGTCGACGACGGCATCGCCACGGGGGCGACCGTCCGTGCCGCTGTCGCCGCGGTCCGCCGCCACGAACCAGAGCGCATCGTGGTCGCCGTCCCCGTGGGGCCCGCGGAGGCCGTGGCAGCGGTCGCCCAGACGGCCGACGACGTGGTCTGCGTGCGCCGGCCGCGGCGCTTCCGGGCGGTGGGGCAGGAGTACGTGGACTTCGCGCCGCCCTCGGACGACCAGGTGCGTGCTCTGCTCGCCGGCGCCGGGCCGGCGCGCCCCCGGCACGACGGCTGA
- a CDS encoding manganese catalase family protein, which produces MYLHVQRLINEIVPDEPDPAAANALQEGLGGQFGEMRTMMQYLFQSINFRGPSGKPYRDLLQGIGTEEISHVELIGTTIARLLDGSPRYQGKKTDPLDKPGADGATPLGIALDESNIHHYLVAAQGALPVDAAGNPWSGSYVYNSGNLVLDLLYNLMLESTGRLQKCRIYEMTDNKTARSTISYLIVRDQAHENAYARALETLGVDWGKLLPIPKTSAEKFPEVKKLLDLGLQSKQYSFDLTAASEAGRIFQGMSPSNDGTQLDASEQAPAGVPMTIAEERFEEFAPGLDPELLALIQATADIEMAEVQPIYGPLPA; this is translated from the coding sequence ATGTACCTGCACGTCCAGCGCCTGATCAACGAGATCGTCCCCGACGAGCCGGACCCGGCCGCCGCCAACGCGCTCCAGGAGGGGCTCGGCGGACAGTTCGGCGAGATGCGGACGATGATGCAGTACCTGTTCCAGAGCATCAACTTCCGGGGCCCCTCCGGCAAGCCCTACCGCGACCTGCTGCAGGGCATCGGGACGGAGGAGATCAGCCACGTCGAGCTGATCGGGACGACCATCGCCCGGCTCCTGGACGGTTCGCCCCGGTACCAGGGCAAGAAGACCGACCCGCTCGACAAGCCCGGCGCCGACGGGGCCACGCCCCTGGGGATCGCGCTGGACGAGAGCAACATCCACCACTACCTCGTCGCGGCCCAGGGTGCGCTCCCGGTCGACGCGGCCGGCAACCCGTGGAGCGGGTCGTACGTCTACAACTCGGGCAACCTCGTGCTCGACCTGCTCTACAACCTCATGCTCGAGTCGACCGGCCGTCTGCAGAAGTGCCGGATCTACGAGATGACGGACAACAAGACCGCCAGGTCGACGATCTCGTACCTCATCGTCCGGGACCAGGCGCACGAGAACGCCTACGCCCGCGCGTTGGAGACCCTCGGCGTCGACTGGGGCAAGCTCCTGCCCATCCCCAAGACGAGCGCGGAGAAGTTCCCCGAGGTCAAGAAGCTCCTGGACCTCGGGCTCCAGAGCAAGCAGTACTCCTTCGACCTCACCGCGGCGTCGGAGGCGGGCAGGATCTTCCAGGGCATGTCGCCGTCGAACGACGGCACCCAGCTCGACGCCAGCGAGCAGGCGCCGGCCGGTGTGCCGATGACCATCGCCGAGGAGCGCTTCGAGGAGTTCGCGCCCGGCCTGGACCCCGAGCTCCTCGCGCTGATCCAGGCGACGGCCGACATCGAGATGGCCGAGGTCCAGCCGATCTACGGGCCGCTGCCCGCCTAG
- a CDS encoding DUF899 family protein has translation MTTLNDAPTTSRPGRPPVVDRATWQAARDELLVREKAHTRAGDALAADRRRLPMVELAPDVQVVGPGGPVPFRDLFQGRDELVVYKHMWHDGAPHQGQCEGCTVTAWQQKDAVYLNARGVSFAILTTGPWDEVAPYVDFMGYTQPWYSVRGLDEPVGGEMGHLTCFLRDGDRVYLTYDTTGRGTEVADSSFGLLDLTPYGRGEAWQDNPDGWPEGNGPCWYWRADADGNAGWGPTTRPVPQWTRPGATAVDTLGRHGHHH, from the coding sequence ATGACAACGCTGAACGACGCACCCACCACCTCACGCCCGGGCCGGCCGCCTGTGGTCGACCGGGCCACGTGGCAGGCCGCGCGTGACGAGCTCCTGGTCCGCGAGAAGGCCCACACCCGCGCGGGCGACGCGCTCGCGGCGGACCGTCGACGGCTGCCGATGGTCGAGCTCGCCCCCGACGTCCAGGTCGTCGGACCCGGGGGTCCGGTGCCGTTCCGCGATCTCTTCCAGGGGCGCGACGAGCTCGTCGTCTACAAGCACATGTGGCACGACGGCGCGCCGCACCAGGGGCAGTGCGAGGGCTGCACGGTCACCGCGTGGCAGCAGAAGGACGCCGTCTACCTCAACGCCCGCGGGGTGTCGTTCGCGATCCTGACCACCGGCCCGTGGGACGAGGTCGCCCCGTACGTCGACTTCATGGGCTACACCCAGCCCTGGTACTCCGTGCGCGGACTGGACGAGCCCGTCGGCGGTGAGATGGGCCACCTCACGTGCTTCCTGCGCGACGGGGACCGGGTCTACCTGACGTACGACACGACGGGCCGCGGCACCGAGGTCGCCGACTCGTCGTTCGGGCTGCTCGACCTGACGCCCTACGGCCGTGGCGAGGCGTGGCAGGACAACCCCGACGGCTGGCCCGAGGGGAACGGTCCCTGCTGGTACTGGAGGGCCGACGCCGACGGCAACGCGGGGTGGGGGCCGACGACCCGGCCCGTGCCGCAGTGGACCCGTCCCGGCGCGACCGCGGTGGACACGCTCGGGCGGCACGGCCACCACCACTGA
- a CDS encoding universal stress protein produces MRSRPLEQEAVMVADGPVVIALDGGPHSAHTLRWGLQEAERRGADVLLVHAWQEPYEVSPLGWYAPFIPLGLDRDAQAYLDAQRERATAAHPGLRVDTRAVQGAAVPAILAAAEGAQLLVIGASGRADGSRLSSVAGHVAAHAPVPVAVVRQAAADGPAGPVVVGVDGSATSLAAARTAARAASSREVPLVLVHARPTVEDPYGTHDAPVPLPPDEAGAAHHAASRLAQDLREEHPGLQVDVEVVEDSPAHALAARSVGSDLVVVGCRGLGAFRGMLLGSVSHDVLRTAASSVLVGRAEA; encoded by the coding sequence ATGCGTTCTCGGCCACTCGAGCAGGAGGCGGTCATGGTGGCGGACGGACCGGTGGTCATCGCTCTCGACGGCGGGCCGCACAGCGCGCACACGCTGCGGTGGGGCCTGCAGGAGGCCGAGCGGCGCGGCGCGGACGTGCTGCTCGTCCACGCGTGGCAGGAGCCGTACGAGGTCTCGCCGCTGGGGTGGTACGCGCCCTTCATCCCTCTGGGGCTGGACCGCGACGCGCAGGCCTACCTCGATGCACAGCGGGAACGTGCGACCGCCGCGCACCCCGGGCTGCGGGTCGACACGCGCGCCGTCCAGGGGGCGGCCGTGCCGGCGATCCTCGCCGCCGCCGAGGGAGCCCAGCTGCTCGTGATCGGCGCGAGCGGCCGGGCCGACGGGTCGCGGCTGAGCAGCGTGGCGGGCCACGTGGCCGCGCACGCACCCGTCCCGGTCGCGGTGGTCCGCCAGGCCGCCGCGGACGGACCTGCCGGACCGGTGGTCGTCGGCGTGGACGGCTCCGCGACCTCGCTCGCCGCGGCACGGACCGCCGCACGTGCCGCGTCGTCCCGCGAGGTCCCGCTCGTCCTGGTGCACGCACGCCCGACCGTCGAGGACCCGTACGGCACCCATGACGCGCCCGTCCCGCTGCCCCCGGACGAGGCCGGCGCCGCGCACCACGCGGCGTCCCGGCTGGCGCAGGACCTCCGGGAGGAGCACCCCGGTCTGCAGGTCGACGTCGAGGTGGTCGAGGACAGCCCTGCGCACGCCCTCGCCGCCCGGTCGGTCGGCAGCGACCTGGTGGTCGTCGGGTGCCGAGGGCTGGGCGCGTTCCGCGGCATGCTCCTGGGCTCCGTGAGCCACGACGTGCTCCGCACGGCCGCGTCGAGCGTGCTGGTCGGCCGGGCGGAGGCCTGA
- the der gene encoding ribosome biogenesis GTPase Der, whose amino-acid sequence MDQPDPTTTRTPDDDRGDLLEPTAPPTDDAAADGDDEVARERALRAGLAEYDLADEDLALLEGEGLEGDALEIETTLPVLAVVGRPNVGKSTLVNRILGRREAVVEDNPGVTRDRVSYPAEWSGRRFTLVDTGGWEVDVAGMDKRVAQQAEVAVDLADAVLFVVDATVGSTDTDEQVVRLLRRSGKPVVLVANKVDGPAVEADAATLWSLGLGQPHPISALHGRGTGDLLDAAMKALPTVSAHAVPLPDGPRRVALVGRPNVGKSSLLNKVVGSERVVVDPTAGTTRDPVDELVALGGKPWVFVDTAGIRRRVHQTSGADFYASLRTQAAIEKAEVAVVLVDASESMTEQDIRIVQQVIDAGRALVIAYNKWDLMDEDRRPYLEREIEQQLVQVQWAPRVNVSAKTGWHTDRLVPALERSLESWDTRISTGRLNAFLGELVSAHPHPLRGGKQPRILFATQASTRPPRFVIFASGFLEPTYRRFIERRLRETFGFEGTPISISVRVREKRKR is encoded by the coding sequence ATGGACCAGCCCGACCCCACGACGACGCGCACCCCGGACGACGACCGCGGCGACCTCCTCGAGCCCACCGCGCCGCCGACCGACGACGCCGCGGCCGACGGCGACGACGAGGTGGCCCGCGAACGTGCGCTGCGTGCCGGCCTCGCCGAGTACGACCTGGCCGACGAGGACCTGGCCCTCCTGGAGGGCGAGGGACTCGAGGGTGACGCCCTCGAGATCGAGACGACGCTGCCGGTGCTGGCCGTCGTCGGGCGCCCGAACGTCGGCAAGTCGACCCTCGTCAACCGGATCCTCGGGCGCCGCGAGGCCGTCGTCGAGGACAACCCCGGTGTGACGCGTGACCGCGTGAGCTACCCGGCGGAGTGGTCCGGTCGCCGGTTCACGCTCGTGGACACCGGCGGCTGGGAGGTCGACGTCGCGGGGATGGACAAGCGGGTGGCGCAGCAGGCCGAGGTCGCCGTCGACCTCGCCGACGCCGTGCTGTTCGTCGTCGACGCGACGGTGGGCTCCACGGACACCGACGAGCAGGTCGTGCGCCTGCTGCGACGCTCCGGCAAGCCGGTCGTGCTGGTGGCGAACAAGGTCGACGGTCCGGCCGTCGAGGCGGACGCCGCCACGCTGTGGTCGCTCGGCCTCGGGCAGCCCCACCCGATCTCCGCGCTGCACGGCCGCGGCACCGGCGACCTGCTGGACGCGGCCATGAAGGCGCTGCCCACGGTCTCCGCGCACGCCGTGCCGCTGCCGGACGGACCGCGGCGCGTCGCGCTGGTCGGACGGCCCAACGTCGGCAAGTCCTCGCTGCTCAACAAGGTGGTCGGGTCCGAGCGTGTCGTGGTCGACCCGACCGCCGGGACCACCCGTGACCCGGTCGACGAGCTCGTCGCGCTGGGTGGCAAGCCGTGGGTGTTCGTCGACACCGCCGGCATCCGCCGCCGCGTGCACCAGACGTCGGGCGCGGACTTCTACGCCTCGCTGCGCACCCAGGCCGCGATCGAGAAGGCCGAGGTCGCGGTCGTCCTCGTCGACGCGTCGGAGTCGATGACCGAGCAGGACATCCGCATCGTCCAGCAGGTCATCGACGCCGGGCGGGCGCTCGTCATCGCGTACAACAAGTGGGACCTCATGGACGAGGACCGCCGCCCGTACCTGGAGCGCGAGATCGAGCAGCAGCTCGTGCAGGTGCAGTGGGCGCCGCGCGTCAACGTGTCCGCCAAGACCGGCTGGCACACCGACCGCCTGGTGCCGGCCCTGGAGCGGTCGCTGGAGTCGTGGGACACGCGGATCTCGACCGGGCGCCTCAACGCGTTCCTCGGCGAGCTGGTCTCGGCGCACCCGCACCCGCTGCGCGGCGGCAAGCAGCCGCGCATCCTGTTCGCCACGCAGGCCTCGACGCGCCCGCCGCGGTTCGTCATCTTCGCCAGCGGGTTCCTCGAGCCGACGTACCGCCGGTTCATCGAGCGCCGCCTGCGCGAGACGTTCGGGTTCGAGGGCACGCCCATCTCGATCTCGGTGCGCGTGCGCGAGAAGCGCAAGCGGTGA